A region from the uncultured Bacteroides sp. genome encodes:
- the nqrE gene encoding NADH:ubiquinone reductase (Na(+)-transporting) subunit E, giving the protein MNDYLSLFVKSIFVDNMIFAYFLGMCSYLAVSKNVKTALGLGIAVTFVLLVTVPVNYLLENYVLKADAIAKGVDLGFLSFILFIAVIAGIVQLVEMVIERFSPSLYASLGIFLPLIAVNCAIMGASLFMQQRHFVDLGESISYSLGSGVGWLLAIVGLAAIREKMAYSDVPAPLRGLGITFITVGLMAIAFMCFSGLKL; this is encoded by the coding sequence ATGAACGATTATTTGAGTTTATTTGTAAAGTCGATCTTTGTCGACAATATGATCTTTGCTTACTTCTTGGGGATGTGTTCATACCTTGCAGTATCGAAGAATGTGAAGACGGCATTGGGATTGGGTATTGCTGTTACTTTTGTTCTATTGGTAACGGTACCTGTGAACTATTTGCTTGAGAACTATGTGTTGAAAGCCGATGCTATAGCAAAAGGAGTTGATCTTGGCTTCCTCAGTTTTATTCTTTTTATCGCTGTTATCGCTGGTATAGTACAACTGGTAGAAATGGTTATTGAACGTTTCAGCCCGTCCCTTTATGCTTCGTTGGGTATCTTTTTACCTCTTATAGCTGTAAACTGTGCCATCATGGGAGCATCTTTATTTATGCAACAAAGACATTTTGTTGATCTTGGTGAATCTATTTCATATTCGCTGGGCTCTGGCGTAGGTTGGCTGTTGGCTATTGTGGGCTTGGCTGCTATTCGCGAAAAGATGGCTTATTCTGATGTTCCTGCTCCTCTTAGAGGGTTGGGTATTACGTTTATCACAGTAGGATTGATGGCCATAGCCTTTATGTGTTTCTCAGGATTGAAGTTATAA
- a CDS encoding NADH:ubiquinone reductase (Na(+)-transporting) subunit D, with amino-acid sequence MNQLFSKKNKEVFSAPISMNNPITVQVLGICSALAVTAKLEPAIVMGLSVTVIVAFANVIISLLRNTIPNRIRIIVQLVVVAALVTIVSEILKAYAYDVSVQLSVYVGLIITNCILMGRLEAFAMANGPWESFLDGIGNGLGYAKILVIVAFFREILGSGSLFGFRIIPKAVYDWGYINNGLMLMPPMALIICACIIWYQRARNKVLQEK; translated from the coding sequence ATGAACCAATTGTTTTCTAAAAAAAATAAAGAAGTATTCTCTGCTCCGATTAGCATGAATAACCCAATTACCGTACAGGTACTTGGCATCTGTTCGGCACTGGCTGTTACGGCTAAGCTCGAACCGGCTATTGTGATGGGGTTGTCGGTAACAGTGATCGTTGCTTTTGCCAATGTGATTATTTCATTATTGCGCAATACAATTCCTAACCGCATACGCATCATCGTTCAATTGGTAGTGGTAGCTGCATTGGTAACTATTGTCAGTGAAATATTAAAGGCTTACGCCTACGATGTTAGTGTGCAGCTTTCGGTGTATGTGGGCTTGATTATCACAAACTGTATTTTGATGGGACGTTTGGAAGCATTTGCCATGGCTAATGGCCCATGGGAATCTTTCCTCGATGGTATAGGTAATGGCTTAGGTTATGCTAAGATCTTGGTTATCGTAGCTTTCTTTCGTGAGATATTAGGATCAGGTTCACTCTTTGGTTTCCGTATCATCCCAAAGGCTGTATATGATTGGGGATACATTAACAATGGATTGATGTTGATGCCGCCGATGGCATTAATCATCTGTGCTTGTATCATCTGGTATCAACGTGCGAGAAATAAAGTATTGCAAGAGAAGTAA
- a CDS encoding NAD(P)-dependent oxidoreductase yields MKILIATDKPFAKAAVDGIRKEIEAAGYQLALLEKYTEKAQLLDAVKDVNAIIIRSDIIDTEVLDAAKELKIVVRAGAGYDNVDLAAATAHGVCVMNTPGQNANAVAELALGMMVYAVRNFYNGTSGTELMGKKLGIHAYGNVGRNVARVAKGFGMEIYAYDAFCPKEVIEKDGVTVCASAQELYKTCNVVSLHIPATAETKNSINYALLKEMPKGAMLVNTARKEVINEAELVKLMEERVDFKYVTDIMPAAHAEFAEKFAGRYFSTPKKMGAQTSEANINAGIAAAKQIVGFLKEGCEKFKVN; encoded by the coding sequence ATGAAAATACTTATTGCTACAGACAAACCGTTTGCAAAAGCTGCCGTAGACGGTATTCGTAAAGAAATAGAAGCGGCCGGATATCAGTTGGCTTTACTGGAGAAGTATACTGAAAAGGCACAACTACTCGATGCAGTGAAAGATGTCAATGCCATCATTATCCGTAGTGACATTATTGATACCGAAGTTCTGGATGCTGCTAAGGAATTGAAGATTGTTGTTCGTGCCGGTGCCGGATATGACAATGTGGATCTTGCTGCTGCAACTGCCCACGGTGTGTGCGTTATGAATACTCCGGGGCAAAATGCTAATGCCGTGGCCGAGTTGGCATTGGGCATGATGGTTTATGCTGTACGCAATTTCTATAATGGGACTTCAGGTACCGAATTAATGGGCAAAAAATTGGGTATTCATGCCTACGGCAATGTAGGGCGCAATGTAGCTCGTGTAGCTAAAGGTTTTGGTATGGAAATTTATGCATATGATGCTTTCTGTCCCAAAGAAGTGATAGAGAAAGATGGCGTAACAGTTTGTGCTTCTGCCCAAGAGCTTTATAAAACCTGCAATGTGGTATCTCTGCATATCCCCGCAACAGCTGAAACAAAGAACTCCATTAATTATGCATTATTGAAGGAAATGCCCAAAGGTGCTATGCTTGTTAATACAGCCCGTAAAGAGGTGATTAATGAAGCTGAGTTGGTGAAGTTGATGGAAGAACGTGTTGACTTTAAATATGTGACGGATATCATGCCTGCTGCTCATGCAGAGTTTGCTGAAAAATTTGCCGGACGCTATTTCTCTACGCCTAAGAAGATGGGTGCACAGACTTCCGAAGCCAATATCAATGCTGGTATTGCTGCTGCTAAGCAGATTGTAGGCTTCCTGAAAGAAGGATGCGAAAAATTCAAGGTAAACTAG
- the serC gene encoding 3-phosphoserine/phosphohydroxythreonine transaminase, which produces MKKHNFNAGPSILPREVIEDTAKAILDFNGSGLSLMEISHRAKDFQPVVDEAEALFKELLNIPEGYSILFLGGGASMEFCMVPFNFLEKKAAYLNTGTWAKKAMKEAKGFGEVVEVASSADANFSFIPKNYTIPADADYLHITTNNTIFGTEIKEDLNSPIPMVADMSSDIFSRPIDVSKYICIYGGAQKNLAPAGLTFVIVKNEAVGKVSRYIPTMLNYQTHIDSGSMFNTPPVVPIYAALLTLRWVKAQGGVKEMERRAKEKAHLLYTEIERNKLFVGTAAVEDRSRMNICFVMAPEYKELEADFLKFAIERGMVGIKGHRSVGGFRASCYNALPKESVQALIDCMKEFEKLH; this is translated from the coding sequence ATGAAAAAGCATAATTTCAATGCCGGACCTTCCATTCTCCCTCGTGAAGTAATAGAGGATACAGCAAAGGCCATACTTGATTTTAATGGCTCTGGTCTCTCTTTGATGGAAATCAGCCATCGTGCTAAGGATTTTCAACCAGTGGTTGATGAAGCCGAAGCGTTGTTTAAGGAATTACTTAATATACCCGAGGGTTACTCGATACTTTTTCTTGGTGGTGGTGCCAGTATGGAATTCTGCATGGTTCCTTTTAATTTTCTCGAAAAGAAAGCTGCTTATCTCAATACAGGAACATGGGCGAAAAAGGCAATGAAAGAGGCGAAAGGTTTTGGTGAGGTTGTGGAAGTGGCTTCTTCTGCCGATGCAAACTTTTCATTTATTCCTAAGAACTATACAATACCGGCTGATGCTGATTATCTCCATATTACGACAAATAATACCATCTTTGGTACAGAAATTAAAGAAGACCTTAATTCTCCCATTCCGATGGTAGCCGATATGTCTTCTGATATTTTCTCACGTCCTATCGACGTTTCAAAATACATTTGTATTTATGGGGGAGCTCAGAAGAATCTTGCTCCGGCAGGTCTTACCTTTGTTATTGTGAAAAATGAAGCTGTAGGTAAGGTTTCTCGTTATATTCCTACCATGCTAAATTATCAAACTCATATAGATAGCGGTTCAATGTTTAATACTCCTCCTGTAGTGCCTATTTATGCTGCATTACTTACCTTACGTTGGGTCAAAGCGCAAGGCGGAGTGAAGGAAATGGAACGTCGCGCCAAAGAAAAGGCGCATCTATTGTATACTGAAATTGAACGCAATAAGCTTTTCGTAGGTACTGCTGCAGTAGAAGATCGTTCACGCATGAACATCTGTTTTGTAATGGCTCCGGAATACAAAGAACTTGAAGCTGATTTTCTGAAATTTGCTATAGAAAGAGGTATGGTAGGAATTAAAGGTCACCGATCAGTAGGTGGTTTCCGTGCTTCATGCTACAATGCCCTGCCTAAAGAAAGTGTTCAGGCTTTAATCGATTGCATGAAGGAATTCGAGAAGCTACACTAA
- the nqrF gene encoding NADH:ubiquinone reductase (Na(+)-transporting) subunit F: MTSLILASVGVFLGVILLLVIILLIAKRYLSPSGKVKVSINGEKEVEVEVGSSLLSTLAANKIFLPSACGGGGSCAQCRCQVEEGGGEILPTEKVHFSRKEQQANWRLGCQVKVKQDMEIKIPESVLGVKKWECEVVSNNNVATFIKEFVVRLPEGEHLNFVSGGYIQIDIPKYDIKYADYEIEDRFRGDWDKFKMWDLTCKNTEETMRAYSMANYPAEGDIVMLNVRIATPPFDRVNGGFQKVPAGISSSYIFSLKPGDKVMVSGPFGEFHPIIDSEREMLYVGGGAGMAPLRSHILHLLKTLKITDRKISYWYGARSKNEIFYEEDFRELEREFPNFSFHIALSDPLPEDNWTGPVGFIHNVILNNYLKDHETPEDIEYYMCGPGPMAKAVEDMLYNLGVPRNMLMFDDFG; encoded by the coding sequence ATGACGTCTTTAATATTAGCGAGTGTAGGGGTATTCCTCGGAGTTATTCTCTTGCTCGTCATTATACTTCTTATTGCCAAGAGGTATCTCTCACCTTCGGGAAAAGTAAAAGTAAGCATTAACGGTGAAAAAGAAGTGGAAGTAGAGGTAGGCTCTAGTTTACTATCTACATTGGCTGCGAACAAGATTTTTTTACCTTCAGCTTGTGGTGGTGGTGGTTCTTGCGCACAATGCCGTTGCCAGGTAGAAGAAGGTGGCGGTGAAATTCTCCCTACGGAGAAAGTGCACTTTTCTCGCAAGGAGCAACAAGCCAACTGGCGCTTGGGATGCCAAGTGAAGGTAAAACAGGATATGGAAATAAAAATTCCAGAATCGGTGCTTGGTGTGAAAAAATGGGAATGCGAAGTGGTTTCTAACAATAACGTTGCTACTTTCATCAAAGAGTTTGTGGTGCGTTTGCCTGAAGGAGAGCATCTGAATTTTGTTTCCGGAGGATATATTCAGATTGATATTCCGAAATACGACATTAAGTATGCAGATTATGAGATAGAAGATCGTTTCCGTGGCGACTGGGATAAATTTAAAATGTGGGATTTGACTTGCAAGAATACTGAAGAAACTATGCGTGCTTACTCTATGGCCAACTATCCGGCTGAGGGTGATATCGTGATGCTGAATGTACGTATTGCTACACCTCCGTTCGATCGTGTAAATGGTGGTTTCCAGAAAGTTCCTGCCGGAATCTCTTCTTCTTACATATTCTCACTTAAACCGGGTGATAAAGTGATGGTTTCCGGACCGTTTGGCGAGTTCCATCCAATCATTGATTCAGAGAGAGAAATGCTTTATGTAGGTGGTGGTGCAGGTATGGCTCCGTTGCGTTCGCATATACTTCATTTATTGAAGACTTTGAAGATTACTGACCGTAAGATTTCTTACTGGTATGGTGCTCGTTCTAAGAATGAAATATTCTATGAAGAAGACTTCCGTGAATTAGAAAGAGAATTCCCTAACTTTTCTTTCCATATAGCATTGAGTGATCCTTTACCAGAAGATAACTGGACTGGTCCTGTAGGATTTATCCATAACGTAATTTTAAACAATTACTTAAAAGATCATGAAACTCCGGAAGATATTGAATACTACATGTGTGGCCCGGGGCCGATGGCTAAAGCAGTAGAAGATATGCTCTATAATTTGGGCGTTCCACGTAATATGTTGATGTTTGATGATTTTGGTTGA
- a CDS encoding NADH:ubiquinone reductase (Na(+)-transporting) subunit B, producing MKALRNYLDKIKPNFEEGGKFHAFHSVFDGFETFLFVPNRTSKSGTHIHDSIDSKRIMSIVVIALIPALLFGMYNVGYQHFTHTSAQGGFWEMFAYGFLAVLPKIIVSYVVGLGIEFIIAQWKKEEIQEGFLVSGILIPMIVPVDCPLWILAVATAFAVVFAKEVFGGTGMNVFNVALVTRAFLFFAYPAKMSGDAVWVSGQSIFGLGKSVDGLTAATSLGVASTAVSPNGYPPFSWDMVTGLIPGSIGETSVIAILIGAAIILITGIASWKTMFSVFVGGAFMAIVFNAVGPNTAMAHMPWYEHMALGGFCFGAVFMATDPVTAARTETGKYIYGFLIGSMAIIIRVLNPGYPEGMMLAILLMNIFAPLIDYCVVQSNISRREKRATKSNN from the coding sequence ATGAAAGCGTTAAGAAATTATCTCGACAAGATAAAGCCGAACTTTGAAGAAGGCGGTAAGTTCCACGCATTTCACTCGGTGTTCGACGGGTTTGAAACATTTCTGTTTGTGCCCAACCGTACTTCGAAGTCGGGAACACATATCCACGATTCAATTGATAGCAAACGAATCATGTCGATAGTTGTGATTGCTTTGATACCGGCACTATTGTTCGGTATGTATAACGTAGGCTACCAGCATTTTACTCATACAAGCGCTCAGGGAGGCTTTTGGGAGATGTTTGCCTATGGATTCTTGGCCGTATTACCTAAGATCATCGTATCTTATGTAGTGGGCCTTGGCATTGAGTTTATCATTGCTCAGTGGAAAAAAGAAGAAATTCAGGAAGGATTTCTAGTATCGGGTATATTGATACCGATGATTGTTCCTGTGGACTGCCCGTTATGGATTCTGGCTGTAGCTACCGCCTTTGCAGTTGTATTTGCTAAAGAAGTGTTTGGCGGTACGGGGATGAATGTGTTCAATGTAGCTTTGGTAACCCGTGCTTTTCTTTTCTTTGCTTATCCGGCTAAGATGTCAGGTGATGCTGTTTGGGTATCGGGGCAAAGTATTTTTGGATTGGGTAAATCGGTAGACGGATTAACGGCTGCTACTTCACTGGGTGTGGCTTCTACAGCTGTCAGCCCGAATGGATATCCTCCTTTTTCATGGGATATGGTTACAGGACTCATTCCCGGTTCTATTGGCGAAACAAGTGTTATTGCCATCCTTATAGGCGCAGCCATTATTCTTATTACAGGCATAGCTAGTTGGAAGACGATGTTTTCTGTATTTGTAGGAGGAGCATTTATGGCTATTGTATTTAACGCCGTTGGTCCTAATACGGCTATGGCACATATGCCTTGGTATGAACATATGGCGCTGGGTGGTTTTTGTTTCGGTGCTGTGTTTATGGCTACAGATCCGGTAACAGCTGCTCGTACGGAAACGGGCAAGTATATTTACGGATTCCTGATCGGTTCAATGGCCATTATTATTCGTGTGCTAAACCCGGGTTACCCCGAAGGCATGATGCTCGCCATTTTGCTGATGAATATATTCGCTCCGCTGATAGACTATTGTGTAGTACAAAGTAATATCAGTCGCAGAGAAAAACGTGCTACAAAGTCAAATAATTAA
- a CDS encoding Na(+)-translocating NADH-quinone reductase subunit A, whose protein sequence is MANVIKLRKGLDINLKGKAAEEYFLVKEPGIYGLVPDDFSGVTPKVVVKEQEYVMAGGPLFVDKNHPELKFVSPVSGVVTSVERGERRKVMSITVQAAEEQDYEEFGTKKVSELSADSVKAALLEAGLFAFMKQRPYDVIADPTVVPKAIFVSAFDSNPLAPSFEFALKGEETNFQTGLDALSKMAGTYLGISPQQKSSALTQAQNVTVTVFDGPHPAGNVGIQIHHTSPINKGEIVWTIGAQEVIFIGRLFNTGRVNLTRTVAVTGSEILKPAYCKLAVGALLTNVFAGNVTKDKELRYISGNVLTGKRVSPNQFLGAFHSQLTVIPEGTEVHEMAGWIMPRFNQFSVNRSYFSWVLDAFKKREYVLDARIKGGERHMIMSNEYDKVFPMDILPEFLLKAIIAGDIDRMEQLGVYEVAPEDFSLCEFVCSSKVPLQRIVREGLDALREEMC, encoded by the coding sequence ATGGCAAATGTAATAAAGTTACGCAAAGGCCTTGACATAAACCTGAAAGGAAAAGCAGCTGAGGAATACTTCTTGGTGAAGGAGCCGGGAATCTATGGACTTGTGCCCGACGATTTTTCCGGTGTGACTCCCAAAGTTGTGGTGAAGGAACAGGAATATGTAATGGCCGGGGGACCCTTGTTTGTTGACAAGAATCATCCTGAATTAAAATTTGTTTCTCCGGTAAGTGGTGTGGTTACCAGCGTAGAACGCGGTGAGCGCCGTAAGGTGATGAGTATCACAGTACAAGCTGCAGAGGAGCAAGATTATGAAGAATTTGGCACAAAGAAAGTATCAGAACTTTCAGCCGATTCAGTAAAAGCCGCGCTTTTGGAAGCCGGCTTATTTGCTTTTATGAAGCAACGCCCATACGATGTGATTGCCGATCCGACGGTAGTTCCGAAAGCTATTTTTGTATCAGCATTCGATAGTAATCCGTTAGCGCCCAGTTTTGAATTTGCCCTGAAAGGGGAGGAAACCAACTTCCAGACAGGACTAGATGCACTGTCAAAAATGGCAGGAACCTATTTGGGTATTAGTCCGCAACAGAAATCGTCGGCACTTACTCAAGCGCAGAATGTAACGGTGACTGTGTTCGACGGCCCTCACCCTGCAGGCAATGTAGGCATTCAAATACATCATACTTCTCCGATTAACAAAGGTGAAATAGTGTGGACCATTGGTGCACAAGAAGTCATTTTTATAGGGAGATTATTTAATACCGGAAGGGTAAATCTTACACGCACGGTGGCTGTAACAGGTTCGGAAATATTGAAGCCGGCTTATTGTAAACTTGCAGTAGGTGCATTGCTTACTAATGTATTTGCAGGAAACGTGACTAAGGATAAAGAGTTACGTTATATCAGTGGTAATGTATTAACCGGCAAACGTGTTTCTCCAAATCAATTTCTGGGTGCTTTCCACAGTCAGCTTACAGTGATACCCGAAGGTACCGAAGTACATGAGATGGCGGGATGGATTATGCCGCGCTTCAATCAGTTTAGTGTGAATCGGTCTTACTTTAGCTGGGTACTCGATGCATTCAAGAAACGTGAATATGTGCTTGATGCCCGAATCAAAGGTGGAGAAAGACACATGATAATGTCTAATGAATACGACAAAGTATTTCCGATGGATATTTTGCCGGAGTTCCTTCTAAAAGCAATCATAGCAGGCGACATAGACCGCATGGAACAGTTGGGCGTTTATGAAGTTGCGCCCGAAGACTTTTCGCTATGCGAATTCGTTTGCTCATCTAAGGTACCACTACAGAGGATTGTACGCGAAGGACTGGATGCGCTTCGGGAGGAAATGTGCTAA
- a CDS encoding DEAD/DEAH box helicase, giving the protein MQLNDEIIQTALSNLKIKELNPMQQASLDCATGREDVILLSPTGSGKTLAYLLPLLFILNSDELGVQILILVPSRELALQIDTVFREMNTTWKTVCCYGGHPIAEEKKSIIGNHPAIVIGTPGRITDHLSKGNFSPETIHTLIIDEFDKSLEYGFQDEMAEIITQLPGLKKRMLLSATDAEEIPQFTGLNNRTIKLNYLDTETKEESRLRLMKVLSASKDKIDTLFTLLCALGSSSSIVFCNHRDAVDRVSSLLKEKGLDNESFHGGMEQPDRERALYKFRNGSCHVLVSTDLAARGLDIPEVEHIIHYHLPVNEESYTHRNGRTARWDARGTSYLVLHGEEQVPAYISGDDIETFALPQNPSRPPKPLWATLYIGKGKKDKLNKIDIVGFLYKKGNLGKEDVGHVDVKEHYAFVAIRRSKMNQLFSLISGEKIKGMKTIIEEAE; this is encoded by the coding sequence ATGCAATTGAATGATGAAATTATACAAACAGCACTTAGTAATCTAAAAATTAAGGAGCTAAACCCCATGCAGCAGGCTTCGTTGGACTGTGCTACGGGGAGAGAAGATGTGATATTACTTTCGCCCACAGGTTCAGGGAAAACGTTGGCTTACTTATTGCCATTATTATTTATCTTAAACTCTGATGAATTAGGTGTTCAAATATTGATTTTGGTACCTTCACGTGAGCTGGCTTTGCAGATAGATACAGTATTCCGGGAAATGAATACAACCTGGAAAACAGTTTGTTGCTACGGTGGTCACCCCATAGCTGAAGAAAAGAAAAGTATTATTGGTAATCATCCGGCTATCGTTATTGGTACGCCGGGTCGTATCACCGATCATCTTTCAAAAGGAAATTTCAGCCCGGAGACAATACATACACTTATTATTGATGAGTTTGATAAATCTCTTGAGTATGGTTTTCAGGACGAAATGGCCGAAATCATTACTCAACTGCCGGGGCTGAAGAAACGCATGCTTCTTTCCGCTACTGATGCAGAAGAGATTCCACAGTTTACGGGGCTGAATAACCGCACTATAAAACTCAACTACCTCGATACGGAAACAAAAGAGGAATCGCGCTTGCGACTGATGAAAGTATTATCTGCTTCAAAAGATAAAATTGATACTCTTTTCACCTTGCTTTGCGCTCTTGGCAGTAGTTCCAGTATCGTGTTTTGCAACCATCGTGATGCTGTGGATAGGGTAAGTTCGTTACTTAAAGAGAAAGGACTTGATAACGAATCGTTTCATGGGGGTATGGAACAACCTGATAGGGAACGCGCACTTTATAAATTTCGTAATGGCAGTTGTCATGTATTAGTATCTACAGATCTGGCTGCCCGTGGACTCGATATACCAGAAGTGGAACATATCATTCATTACCATTTGCCGGTAAACGAAGAATCTTATACTCATCGCAACGGCCGCACAGCCCGATGGGATGCGCGTGGTACGTCATATCTTGTTCTTCATGGGGAAGAACAAGTGCCCGCTTACATCTCGGGGGATGATATTGAAACATTTGCATTACCTCAAAACCCCTCCCGTCCACCTAAACCTCTTTGGGCTACTTTGTATATAGGCAAAGGGAAAAAAGACAAGTTGAATAAAATAGATATTGTGGGCTTTCTCTATAAAAAAGGAAATCTGGGCAAAGAAGATGTGGGGCATGTAGACGTTAAAGAGCATTATGCTTTTGTGGCCATTCGTCGCAGCAAAATGAATCAGTTGTTTTCCCTTATCAGCGGTGAGAAGATTAAAGGAATGAAGACGATCATAGAGGAAGCAGAGTAA
- a CDS encoding C1 family peptidase encodes MNKRLFTAFVLGCVLFSAQAQQDRGGISNEMLQQIKLSYKGTTADKAIRNAIGGNDIRKLALNQENMVGMDTYFSDKVESKGITNQESSGRCWLFTGLNVLRAQMIAKYHLGAFEFSQTYTFFWDQLEKSNLFLQGVIDTHEKPMDDKMVEWLFKNPLSDGGQFTGISDLVSKYGLVPKEVMPETNSSENTSRMVSLLSLKLREDGLLLRDEAIKGATFAALEKNKTEILGTIYRMLVLNLGVPPTEFSWTRHDEKGNPVETEVYTPISFFKKYVNDDLTNNYVMLMNDPSREYYKCYEIDFDRHRYDGKNWTYVNLPVEDIKQMAISSIKDSTSMYFSCDVAKFLNIDRGLLDVKNYDYESLMGTTFGMNKKQRIQTFASGSSHAMTLMAVDLDKSGKPKKWMVENSWGADKGYQGHLIITDEWFNEYMFRLVVQKKYAPAKILELMKQKPIRLPAWDPMFASEE; translated from the coding sequence ATGAATAAACGACTTTTTACAGCATTTGTTCTGGGATGTGTCTTGTTTTCTGCACAAGCACAACAGGATAGGGGTGGCATAAGCAATGAAATGCTGCAACAGATTAAACTAAGTTATAAGGGAACAACGGCTGATAAGGCTATTCGAAATGCTATTGGTGGAAACGATATTCGTAAATTGGCTCTGAATCAGGAGAATATGGTAGGCATGGATACGTATTTTTCGGATAAGGTGGAATCGAAGGGAATTACGAATCAGGAGTCTTCCGGCCGTTGCTGGTTATTTACCGGACTTAATGTGTTACGTGCCCAAATGATTGCAAAATATCATTTAGGAGCATTTGAATTTTCTCAAACATACACATTCTTTTGGGATCAATTGGAAAAGTCTAACCTCTTTTTGCAAGGCGTTATTGATACGCACGAAAAGCCTATGGATGACAAGATGGTGGAGTGGCTTTTCAAAAATCCATTGAGTGATGGCGGACAGTTCACGGGTATATCCGATTTGGTTAGTAAATATGGATTGGTTCCCAAAGAGGTAATGCCGGAAACGAATAGTAGTGAAAATACGTCTCGCATGGTCTCTCTGCTTTCACTGAAACTTCGTGAAGACGGATTACTTTTGCGCGATGAAGCGATTAAAGGGGCAACGTTTGCTGCATTAGAAAAGAATAAAACAGAAATATTGGGCACTATTTATCGTATGTTGGTACTAAACCTTGGCGTACCTCCTACGGAATTTAGCTGGACACGTCACGATGAAAAAGGAAACCCTGTGGAAACAGAAGTATATACTCCAATATCATTCTTTAAGAAATACGTAAATGATGATTTGACAAACAATTACGTGATGTTGATGAATGATCCCAGCAGAGAATATTATAAGTGTTATGAAATTGATTTTGATCGTCATCGCTACGATGGAAAGAACTGGACATACGTGAATCTTCCGGTGGAAGATATTAAGCAAATGGCAATATCTTCGATAAAGGATAGTACAAGCATGTATTTCTCTTGTGATGTAGCTAAGTTCCTAAATATAGATCGTGGCTTATTAGACGTGAAAAACTACGATTACGAGTCATTGATGGGAACTACTTTTGGCATGAATAAAAAACAACGCATACAAACCTTTGCCAGTGGCTCTTCTCATGCTATGACCCTGATGGCTGTTGATCTTGATAAGAGTGGTAAACCTAAAAAATGGATGGTTGAAAATAGTTGGGGAGCCGATAAAGGTTATCAAGGGCATCTCATCATAACGGATGAATGGTTTAATGAGTATATGTTTCGTTTGGTAGTACAAAAAAAGTATGCTCCAGCTAAAATATTAGAGCTTATGAAACAAAAGCCTATTCGCTTACCTGCATGGGATCCGATGTTTGCTTCGGAAGAATAA
- the nqrC gene encoding NADH:ubiquinone reductase (Na(+)-transporting) subunit C produces the protein MNTNSNSYTIIYASVMVVIVAFVLAFTSASLKSTQSKNIELDKMKQILHALNVDTKDQNAEEVYKKYVKADQILNSAGEVVAQEGGFKIELKSELAKDLEKRQLPLYICEVNGQTKYVFPLYGAGLWGPIWGYVGLNDDKNSVFGVYFSHEGETPGLGAEIATPAFQAEFPGKQVMKDGAIALGVEKNGKVTEPNYQVDGISGGTITSKGVDAMLKKCLGQYNKFLTTNNKGGK, from the coding sequence ATGAATACAAATAGTAATTCTTATACCATCATTTATGCTTCGGTAATGGTTGTTATCGTGGCCTTTGTTCTGGCATTTACTTCTGCATCGCTAAAGAGCACGCAGAGTAAGAATATAGAGCTGGACAAAATGAAACAGATTCTTCATGCACTGAATGTAGATACTAAAGATCAGAACGCAGAAGAGGTGTATAAAAAATATGTAAAAGCAGATCAAATTCTGAATTCTGCCGGCGAAGTGGTGGCACAAGAAGGTGGTTTCAAAATAGAGTTGAAGAGTGAACTTGCCAAAGATTTGGAGAAGCGTCAATTGCCACTCTATATATGTGAAGTGAACGGACAGACAAAATATGTGTTTCCGCTTTACGGAGCCGGATTGTGGGGCCCGATATGGGGATATGTTGGTTTGAACGATGATAAAAACTCTGTATTTGGTGTTTATTTCTCTCACGAAGGAGAAACTCCGGGATTGGGTGCCGAAATTGCCACTCCTGCTTTTCAGGCAGAATTTCCTGGTAAGCAGGTTATGAAAGACGGTGCTATAGCCCTTGGCGTAGAGAAGAATGGTAAAGTTACTGAACCCAACTATCAGGTAGATGGAATTTCGGGTGGTACTATCACTTCAAAAGGTGTGGATGCCATGTTGAAAAAATGCCTGGGGCAGTACAATAAGTTTTTAACGACTAATAATAAGGGAGGAAAATAG